The Anas platyrhynchos isolate ZD024472 breed Pekin duck chromosome 8, IASCAAS_PekinDuck_T2T, whole genome shotgun sequence region AGCACCAGCTGACGCACCGCCGTGCACTCACTCCTCAGGTATCTTGGGAAGAGCTGCATGACTCGAAGACACTCCATTTTGAGGTCCTTACAGGCCAGCATCTGAAAAACACGCCTCAGTCAAGGCTGGAATTGGCCGGCAGAGACCTCGCTCACGGGAAGCACGAGAAACCGCAGACAAGTGTCACTCTGGCAGTGTGTGCCAAGGGGATGAGCCCCAAGGGATgaagccctgccccagctccaccGGCCGGCCTCTCCCCACAGCTGTGGCCACCAGAGGGTGGAGTGGCGAGAGGCAGCTCAGGCCGGCACCGCTTGCCATCGGGCTCACCTCGACCAGGAAGGCCATGGCAGGGACCTTCCAGCGTGGCTCGTTGTTGATGAGCCACGTTTCCAGATACAGCACAATCTGTCGGCGCTCTGTTCTTGAGACATGTTTCATCGCCCTGGCAGAGGGAAGAAGGCAGGGTGAGTCCTGAGCAGGAGTCCTGAGCAGAAGTCCCGAGCAGGACGGGTGAAGTGCTCCTGGCTCTGttccagcagccaccagcatTTCATGCTCCCGGAGGCCTGGTCTTTCCCCACCTCTCCTTGCAGGGAGGAAGCCAGTGCCCCACAGCAGTGTGCACCTCGGGTGCACCATGGGCTTCCTGCCCCTTCTGAGGAGACCTCATTTGTGCCCACGGGCAATTCACGCGCCCCGGGCTCTGCCGGTGTCCCTCAGTGCCCTCACCTGGCCAGCAGACCCACTGCCCAGTGGTGGCTCTCAGCGTGGAGTAGCATCTCCCAGATATTCCTCTTTCCCAATTCAAGCACCAGCATATCATACCCAACatggcagagcagtgctttcagAGTCAGCAGTGCGAacctgcaggcagagcacagcccaGGTCACACCCGGATCCCTGGCCCAGGCTCCAGGACCATGGGAAGGATGGGAGGAGGGGGACGAAGcacctgctggggctggtggcaatgccctcctcctgctggcattcccTGAAGAAGGTCTCCACCTCTTCTGGTGTCTGCTGCGCGCTTGCGAAGATTTGGAAGAGCAACACCATCAGGGGTAGAGAGAAGCTCATCTCCTCCTCCATTGGGTAGTTGGCTGGCCGAAGGAGCTCCCACAGCACCCTGGTTGCCTGCAGAAAAGACCCAGAGATGGCACTCACTGCTGAGCCAGCCCCGTGGCACGGCCCCAGTGTGGGAGGCCGAGGCTCAGGTGCAGACGTGGGCCACGGGAGATGCAGGCAGAGCACCCGGCCTGGCTCCCATCCGGAGCTGAGCCACAGGCAGCCTCCCTGGGGCGgtggcagtgtgccctggctgAGCCTCCTGCGGCCTGCCACCAGCCTGGGCTCTCcatcccagcccctgcagcctgctgggctgtgcCTTGGCCCTGGCCTGTCCCCTAAAATGCCCTAAGCCAGGTTTGCAGCCCACCGCCTGAGGCAGGGAGACGTAGTGACAGGGGAGGAGGGATAGCTGCCCCGAGATGCAGCCCCTGGGGGGAGAGAGGGCTTGTTCAGAAACTCACGGCCAGGGCGAAGACATCCGTGTTGTCCCCGTCAGAGGTGGACGTCCTGTGAAAGGGCCAGTCCTTCAGCACGCGGCACAGCTCTGCCATCACCTTCTTTTTAGTCCGGGATGAGACGACCAGCACCCTCCACATGGTCacggcagctctgcagggcccGAGAGCTGGGTCAGGGGGGCCTTGGCCACAGCACCAAGACCTGGGCACCCGTGGAGGGGCCCAGGCTGGCCGCCAGTCCTgcctctgccccctgcccctcacagGCAGCCCCTGGCGGGccctgtggggcagggagggattgTGGTGGCAGGCTCTGGGGCTGACGTGCCAGGGCTGGGAAATGGGGCGATGCAGGGCTCGGCCCCTGCAGAGCACCCTGAAAACTGCCATCTGCCTGGCAGCTGGCGCTGGATGGGCTCGAAAGGCTGACGGGCCCCGAGCCATCAGGGCAGGCGGGCCCCATACCTGTCGCACGCTGGGGAGCAGCGCAGCAGAGTCACCACCACGTCGTGGGGGTGCTCCTCGGCCAGTTCCAGAAGGCTCTTGTCCAGGCGGTGCTGGGCAGACTGTTCTGTGTTGGACACGAGCCACTGGTAGATGCTCCTCAAGATGCCCGGTGCCTGAAGGAGAAAGGGCTGAGAGTGGGGCTGCTGCCAGAGCAATCCCTTTCCTGGGGTCCACTGACAAGCGCTTCTCTTCCCACCACTCAGGGCTGGCCAAAAAGGATGTCACATGCCCAGCAGACAGAGCTTCAAGGGGGGCACACGATCCCCCAAGGGCTTGAGAGCCACTGACTGGATACTTACATGATGTAGAGGGATGACGCTGTGTAGTACACGCTTATCCAGCTCGACTGCAATGGCCTCCTGCTCCTgatgttgctgctgctcctgttctGGCTGGTCCCAGCCTGGATTTGGTGAAGACCAAGCACAGACAGAGCTGAGGGTCCGTGGGAGAGGCTGGAGGACACAGCCAAGACCATGCTGCCCAGGCAGGGTGATCCCCGAGCCAGGAACTAGCTGGGCACTGAGCCCAACCTCTCTTGTGCATGCATGGGAGCCAGGTGTTCCCCAGCAGACGCGGCATGGTAAGGGCGGAGAGCCCTGCACCCCACAAGGTGCTTGCTGCCATGGCGCAGGAGAGGTCTGTAGCCACAGGATGGCTGCCCACGgcctgcctctccctgctcaTCCCATGGGTTTGGACGGTTCCCCTCGCCCCGTGCCACATGGGACAGAAGCTCCTGTGAGGACGGCAaggggcagaggcagctcgcagctgccagcccttcagcccagctcagcctctcacctgcctgcagcacctgcacCTCGGTCAGCTCATGGGGCTGCTGCGCTGGAGGGGCATTAaccttggcctcctcctcctccgtccAGGCCAGCTTGGGCATGCTGGGGTCTCTCCCCGCCATGCTGCTGAGGTCTGGCCTCAAGGGCTCCCACCACAGGGATGGGAAACGCTTCCAGGAAGCACCAAAGACACGGGCAGCAGGAATGGGGTGGCTCTGCAGGGACTCCTTGCAGCTCCACTCCTTCCCGACCTGTCCCGCCTCGTCCTCCAGGAAAAGTGGGGAAaccaggctgccagcagcatttCTATCCCGGAGGTCACAAAGGGCCCCGTGCCCCGTTGCCTGGACACAGCCCGCATCATGGCAGCTCACAAAGGGCCCCGCGACCCGCTGCCACCTGCCtcgcccctcagccccctcctgccacccCATCCCCTCACGGCTTCCCAGTGCCCCAGCTCTCTGAAGCACCCATCAGCAGCCCCTTGTCACAGGACCACCAAGCGCTGGCTGGGAAGGGACCTGTGGGGCTGGGTCACCAAACCTGTGGTGACAACTTGTGGAGCCATCAAGGCAGGTGGGCCCCAGACCTGCCGCACGCTGGGGAGCAGCGCAGCAGTGTCACCACTGTAATACGcaagaaatgtttgttcattgtcttttgtattataaaaacaaggagttctgtttgaggaacgggagttgtgaaaactccctgctgaagtaaggagctgtataatgcttggctagacactatgaaaattcttttgcttaatgtaacaaaaaagagaaccccccctccccttctctccttctgcatctcagttgtctcttttgtttaaagacactgctgcaaagctcatgtaaccatctcctgataagttgctaaactagtgtatcaacatcctgccttcctgtctcatgctgggccaacatgagaaaataaaaaaaaaagttgaaccacaacgccgaggaagactacggccttcatcttcacgaccaccagagggacagagacgaccccctagcaacagtgcacgcagccgcagaatataccaggatgtgctgcgtaatcctgaaatcaccaagatataaaaagggaccctggcgggggtgaggtgcgcgccgttggcagAGCCGAGattccccggccgcccagcgctgttttgcttgctgttgcttactcaataaattcctttctattattaatgcaatgctctctgaaaattaattaagggggcaacttataacaacCACCACGCCAAGAGACTCCTGTGCAGAcggtgcagcaggagggtgcCGCAACCGTCCCACCGAGACAGGCTTATGCTGAGCATTGTCCAGCATCTCCTCCTACTTCTCTGTTGGCCATACTGGCCCCCAGTTAACTTCCCACTGATTCTGCTCCCCAAAGGGCATCCGTTCCCTACAGCCATTGATCACCGCTTGGGAAGCCGTTTGGGTGTGTACCGGATCACTGCTTCCCTCGTCCCTTTCCATCGCACTCCAgtctgctcccagctctcctgcctgtGCGCTTCGCTCGCCCTCGGTTGCAACCTGGTCACCCCAGCTGACGTCAGGCTTTGAATTTAAGAATTCAAAGGGCTTTGAATTTAAGAAAGCAGTAACTGTGAGATGTTAGCGTGGTGAAGGGACGaggggtggtgtgtgtgtaaaatgcCCACCTTGTCGGTGCTGTGATGgtgttatgtttattttggtgtggtgaattctttttctttttgaagtaaaTGAAGTTTGAGAAGGCTGTGATAATTGTAAAGTAAGAGGATATTGTGATTAATCTTAACTATGCTTTTAACAGAGGCGAGGGGTggaatgtagtgggtttacgtggcaaggttttggtagcagggggccataggggtgttttctgtgagaaggatctaggagctgccccatgtttggtaagggccccactgctgaccagagccgagccaataagcgatgttgttttgcgcctctgtgagagcatatttaagacagggaaaaaaacgctgcgccacacagcagctgggagagtgagaggaatgaggaacagccttgcaggcgccaaggtcagtgaagaaggaggggggagaggtgctccaggcgccggagcagaagtcccctgcggcctgtggtgaggaccatggtggagcaggtggccctgcactgacggaggctgctgcctgtggaagacccctgccggagcagattccaggccggacctgtagcccgtggagaggagacctgggtggacccaggttggagcagttttctcccgAGGGATGGACCCCCATCCCTCAGATatgggtacggacccatatctggagcagttctggaggagctgctgcctgtgggaagcccacgccggttCAGTTCatgaaggatggcatcccgtgggtgggaccctacagcacaggggacgagagtgaccgagaaggagcggcagagaagaagtgctgtagactgaccataacccccattcccccgttcccctgcaccgctcggggggaggaggtggaagagggtggatggggaggaaggtgcttttggtttctttccttttgtttctcacttctctagcttgttagtaataaacaacaaatcttactatctccctatgccgagtctgtttagCCCGTTACGGTAACTACTGCGTGATcgccttgtccttatctcaacctttgagcccctttcacatattttctccccattcctctttgaggaaggggagtgagagagcggctgtggtggagctcggctgcccactcgagcggaaccaggGCAGTAATGCTACGGCTTGATACTTCCACGCTTCTCCTTCTTGGGGCTGCCTCAGTGAACCACACGCTGCTGAAATCGGGCTCAAACTGGGGAGGAGCATGTTCACCGGGGCAGGAAGGGGGCTTCTCATCTGGCTTAACCTCTACTGGTTAGCGCATGGGAAGAATCTGAGGTGTGCTCTCCTCTATTTGATGGGCATGCCCATAGGGAGCTCGTTGCACATACCATTTTCTAAGGGATTCTGTTTGCACCCCTGCGGCAGGGGTGGGGTTCCGGCAGTTACCGGGCACTTGAGCGCTTTGGAGGGCCCTGGCAGAATGGTTGGCTCTTGGTTTATCGTTCTGACACCCCCCTGTGAAGCTGGACGGACTACAAATGGCCCTTTTCCCAGGTAAAGTAGGGCTTCTCGGCATCCTTGAAACTTCGGGAAAGTTTGCTTGGGGCGAGTGGGACCTTTGGGTCCGTGCTGCCACATGTGAGGTGAGAGCCCGTGGGTGGCATGGCGGCCTgggatttttatcttttctgctGGAGCTTGGAGCCCTCAGCTGTCAAGACGGGCAACTATATCCTTTTGAGTCTGCCCCACCACAGAGACACAAGACGCCGGGGCCACCAATGAGCACACCGTTGAGATACCGATATGCTTGAACTCCTTCCCCAGGCGTAACTGGGGCAAGATGTTTAGTCTCATTAAGTCACCCCCAGCAATTACTCCACAGCCAGCCATTCGCTGGAGGTTCCCAGTCACTTCAGGACCCAAGTCTTCCACGATTTTATTGCCGCAAAGGAAAGACACGCAGATGAGGGGAAGAAGACGGACTGCTTGTCTGGGGAAGGCCAAGCAGATCTGGGAGCAAGCGAAGGGGGCAGAAGGTCCTGAAGGCTGGAGGTGTGACACATGCTGGGAGAGTCCAGGGGACACCCAGCCTTCCACACGCTTTTGGGTGGCCCCAGCACACAGGATGCCTGCCATCATCCCTGtgcacagcaacagcagcacaggaaggCCAGTGCAGAGCACTTCTTCCGCGCCTTCCAGAGCCGGTAGCTCAGCCCTCGTAATCCAGGTACACTGCGTGGCAACCTCATTGCAGCTCGTATAATGAAGAGGGTCTCAGTTGCAAGCGAAGAGACAGAGGAGCTGACGTCGTCCGTCATGCCTTGAATGGCTGTGAGAGAGAGGAGCGGAGGCAAGGTCAGAGCTTGTGTTTGCGGGTACCCCGGGAAgggccccatccctggaagtattcaagcaAGGTTGGACAGGGCTTTCAGCACCCTGGTCTAGCGCGAGGCATCCCTGACCAGGCAGATGGGTTGGAGTTCGATGACGTTAcagctcccttccaacccaaagcattctgtgaCTCTGGTTTTATGATTCtaccagctcctgctgtggccAGCGCCACCCAGCTCTTCCTGtggccaggcaggagcagggggcaaTCCGCCGATACCCCGCTGCCCTCACTTACCTTCATAGATGATGGGGAGCTCCTCCTCACGCCAATCCCTCACTCGCCGTGCAATGAGCCCTAGGTAGTACACACAGCCTGTCACAAACTCTGCCCGCCAGCCCTTCCCAGCAGCACCCCTTCCCCATCTACCCCCCGCTGGCCCTGCTGGCcgggccacctcctcctccttccctcggGCACAGAGGGACCCCGGGGCTCGGGCTCACCGATGAACGTGACAGCCTCCAATCGCAAGGGCTCCTGCGGGCTCTGCAGGTACGGCAGGCTCTGGCGCAGGTGCTCACCCAGGCTGTTGTCCTCCAGCTGCACAAGAGAGAGCGCAAGGGCATGGGGCTGGTGCAGAGCCTCCCCCTCGGACAGCTGCCTGCCCCATGCCCTGGGGCGCTGTGGGCTTGTCCAGTCTGGGTCGGGGCCTTCAGAGCTGTCCTTACCAGGCACTTGCCGAGTCTCCATGTTTGCTTTCGCTCCAGCAGGTCCACGAGCTGTGTCCTCTGCAGGAATTTGGCAGCATCGAGAAGGGTTTCCTCCGcggcctgaagagcagcagagactTTGAAGTggcacccccagctctcaggggacctgtgtccccagccccttggcgaggctgcaggggctgcacgCCTCTGCACGGCCCAGGGCGCTGTGTGGGGCAGGCTGACTACAGGGAGCAGGCGTCTGCTCCGCGGTGTAGTGCccgagggagctggggctggatgcagggagcagggatggCAGCAGAGCCCACGGCTCCGTCCCTACTGCGGGTGCTCAGTCCCACCCCGGGGTGTCAGCATCGCCCTCCCCAAATGCCCACGCTGGGCAGAGAAGCCAACCTCGGCCACTTGCTGGTTCTCGTCGTGCAAGTGGAAGAACAGCGGGATCACGCTCTGGCGCACGTGTGTCTTCAGCTGCTCTTTCTCCCTTGCTGCAAAAAGGCGGCTCATCACAGCTCTGAAGAAGTGGATGGATTGCAGCTGCGTGGAGCTGGATTCCTGGTGGGAAGGAAGAAGCGAAGAcctcagcaccagctgctccAGGCCCACCTGGGCAAGGGTGTGAAAATTCACAGGGCACAATGCTTCCTGACAGCACCCAACATCCATCAGGAAAGGCACCGGCCCTCAGAGACCCCCCGCTGGGCCCTGTACCCTCAGCCTTACACTGTCAAAGAACGCTGGCAGcctctctgccagctgcagagcgGTGGGGTTGGCCTTGCTGATGGTCATCTCCTTGAGCATGTTTTTGAGCACAAACAGCGCATTTCCAGCCACGTCCCCTTCCAACTCTGGCAGTATCCCCATGATCTCTGGCAGCAGGAACTCCATTTTTTTCGCCTGTGGGGAGCAACAACACCGTGTTGGGCTGTGCTGGCAAACACTCTCAGGCTGTCAGAGCCCACAGTGCCCAGAAGCCACGGTCCTGCCCCAGAGGACTTGGGCAGGCGCATGGGGAGGCACAAGAGTTGGGAGCAGCTCCCACAGCACTCGGTGCCCAGCCAAGTCCAAGCAACGGTGTTAGCCAGCATCCCTGGCCCAGAGCCACACCACCAATGGGGTGTGTTCAGCCAGCTGAACCCTGCTTACCACATAGGGTCTTCTGCTGAGCGTTTTGAGGCCCTTGAGCACCAGCTGACGCACCGCCGTGCACTCACTCCTCAGGTATCTTGGGAAGAGCTGCATGACTCGAAGACACTCCATTTTGAGGTCCTTACAGGCCAGCATCTGAAAAACACGCCTCAGTCAAGGCTGGAATTGGCCGGCAGAGACCTCGCTCACGGGAAGCACGAGAAACCGCAGACAAGTGTCACTCTGGCAGTGTGTGCCAAGGGGATGAGCCCCAAGGGATgaagccctgccccagctccaccGGCCGGCCTCTCCCCACAGCTGTGGCCACCAGAGGGTGGAGTGGCGAGAGGCAGCTCAGGCCGGCACCGCTTGCCATCGGGCTCACCTCGACCAGGAAGGCCATGGCAGGGACCTTCCAGCGTGGCTCGTTGTTGATGAGCCACGTTTCCAGATACAGCACAATCTGTCGGCGCTCTGTTCTTGAGACATGTTTCATCGCCCTGGCAGAGGGAAGAAGGCAGGGTGAGTCCTGAGCAGGAGTCCTGAGCAGAAGTCCCGAGCAGGACGGGTGAAGTGCTCCTGGCTCTGttccagcagccaccagcatTTCATGCTCCCGGAGGCCTGGTCTTTCCCCACCTCTCCTTGCAGGGAGGAAGCCAGTGCCCCACAGCAGTGTGCACCTCGGGTGCACCATGGGCTTCCTGCCCCTTCTGAGGAGACCTCATTTGTGCCCACGGGCAATTCACGCGCCCCGGGCTCTGCCGGTGTCCCTCAGTGCCCTCACCTGGCCAGCAGACCCACTGCCCAGTGGTGGCTCTCAGCGTGGAGTAGCATCTCCCAGATATTCCTCTTTCCCAATTCAAGCACCAGCATATCATACCCAACACggcagagcagtgctttcagAGTCAGCAGTGCGAacctgcaggcagagcacagcccaGGTCACACCCGGATCCCTGGCCCAGGCTCCAGGACCATGGGAAGGATGGCAGGAGGGGGACGAAGcacctgctggggctggtggcaatgccctcctcctgctggcattcccTGAAGAAGGTCTCCACCTCTTCTGGTGTCTGCTGCGCGCTTGCGAAGATTTGGAAGAGCAACACCATCAGGGGTAGAGAGAAGCTCATCTCCTCCTCCATTGGGTAGTTGGCTGGCCGAAGGAGCTCCCACAGCACCCTGGTTGCCTGCAGAAAAGACCCAGAGATGGCACTCACTGCTGAGCCAGCCCCGTGGCACGGCCCCAGTGTGGAAGGCCGAGGCTCAGGTGCAGACGTGGGCCACGGGAGATGCAGGCAGAGCACCCGGCCTGGCTCCCATCCGGAGCTGAGCCACAGGCAGCCTCCCTGGGGCGgtggcagtgtgccctggctgAGCCTCCTGCGGCCTGCCACCAGCCTGGGCTCTCcatcccagcccctgcagcctgctgggctgtgcCTTGGCCCTGGCCTGTCCCCTAAAATGCCCTAAGCCAGGTTTGCAGCCCACCGCCTGAGGCAGGGAGACGTAGTGACAGGGGAGGAGGGATAGCTGCCCCGAGATGCAGCCCGTGGGGGGAGAGAGGGCTTGTTCAGAAACTCACGGCCAGGGCGAAGACATCCGTGTTGTCCCCGTCAGAGGTGGACGTCCTGTGAAAGGGCCAGTCCTTCAGCACGCGGCACAGCTCTGCCATCACCTTCTTTTTAGTCCGGGATGAGACGACCAGCACCCTCCACATGGTCacggcagctctgcagggcccGAGAGCTGGGTCAGGGGGGCCTTGGCCACAGCACCAAGACCTGGGCACCCGTGGAGGGGCCCAGGCTGGCCGCCAGTCCTgcctctgccccctgcccctcacagGCAGCCCCTGGCGGGccctgtggggcagggagggattgTGGTGGCAGGCTCTGGGGCTGACGTGCCAGGGCTGGGAAATGGGGCGATGCAGGGCTCGGCCCCTGCAGAGCACCCTGAAAACTGCCATCTGCCTGGCAGCTGGCGCTGGATGGGCTCGAAAGGCTGACGGGCCCCGAGCCATCAGGGCAGGCGGGCCCCATACCTGTCGCACGCTGGGGAGCAGCGCAGCAGAGTCACCACCACGTCGTGGGGGTGCTCCTCGGCCAGTTCCAGAAGGCTCTTGTCCAGGCGGTGCTGGGCAGACTGTTCTGTGTTGGACACGAGCCACTGGTAGATGCTCCTCAAGATGCCCGGTGCCTGAAGGAGAAAGGGCTGAGAGTGGGGCTGCTGCCAGAGCAATCCCTTTCCTGGGGTCCACTGACAAGCGCTTCTCTTCCCACCACTCAGGGCTGGCCAAAAAGGATGTCACATGCCCAGCAGACAGAGCTTCAAGGGGGGCACACGATCCCCCAAGGGCTTGAGACCCACTGACTGGATACTTACATGATGTAGAGGGATGACGCTGTGTAGTACACGCTTATCCAGCTCGACTGCAATGGCCTCCTGCTCCTgatgttgctgctgctcctgttctGGCTGGTCCCAGCCTGGATTTGGTGAAGACCAAGCACAGACAGAGCTGAGGGTCCGTGGGAGAGGCTGGAGGACACAGCCAAGACCATGCTGCCCAGGCAGGGTGATCCCCGAGCCAGGAACTAGCTGGGCACTGAGCCCAACCTCTCTTGTGCATGCATGGGAGCCAGGTGTTCCCCAGCAGACGCGGCATGGTAAGGGCGGAGAGCCCTGCACCCCACAAGGTGCTTGCTGCCATGGCGCAGGAGAGGTCTGTAGCCACAGGATGGCTGCCCACGgcctgcctctccctgctcaTCCCATGGGTTTGGACGGTTCCCCTCGCCCCGTGCCACATGGGACAGAAGCTCCTGTGAGGACGGCAaggggcagaggcagctcgcagctgccagcccttcagcccagctcagcctctcacctgcctgcagcacctgcacCTCGGTCAGCTCATGGGGCTGCTGCGCTGGAGGGGCATTAaccttggcctcctcctcctccgtccAGGCCAGCTTGGGCATGCTGGGGTCTCTCCCCGCCATGCTGCTGAGGTCTGGCCTCAAGGGCTCCCACCACAGGGATGGGAAACGCTTCCAGGAAGCACCAAAGACACGGGCAGCAGGAATGGGGTGGCTCTGCAGGGACTCCTTGCAGCTCCACTCCTTCCCGACCTGTCCCGCCTCGTCCTCCAGGAAAAGTGGGGAAaccaggctgccagcagcatttCTATCCCGGAGGTCACAAAGGGCCCCGTGCCCCGTTGCCTGGACACAGCCCGCATCATGGCAGCTCACAAAGGGCCCCGCGACCCGCTGCCACCTGCCtcgcccctcagccccctcctgccacccCATCCCCTCACGGCTTCCCAGTGCCCCAGCTCTCTGAAGCACCCATCAGCAGCCCCTTGTCACAGGACCACCAAGCGCTGGCTGGGAAGGGACCTGTGGGGCTGGGTCACCAAACCTGTGGTGACAACTTGTGGAGCCATCAAGGCAGGTGGGCCCCAGACCTGCCGCACGCTGGGGAGCAGCGCAGCAGTGTCACCACTGTAATACGcaagaaatgtttgttcattgtcttttgtattataaaaacaaggagttctgtttgaggaacgggagttgtgaaaactccctgctgaagtaaggagctgtataatgcttggctagacactatgaaaattcttttgcttaatgtaacaaaaaagagaaccccccctccccttctctccttctgcatctcagttgtctcttttgtttaaagacactgctgcaaagctcatgtaaccatctcctgataagttgctaaactagtgtatcaacatcctgccttcctgtctcatgctgggccaacatgagaaaataaaaaaaaaagttgaaccacaacgccgaggaagactacggccttcatcttcacgaccaccagagggacagagacgaccccctagcaacagcgCACGCAgccgcagaatataccaggatgtgctgcgtaatcctgaaatcaccaagatataaaaagggaccctggcgggggtgaggtgcgcgccgttggcagAGCCGAGATTCCCCggctgcccagcgctgttttgcttgctgttgcttactcaataaattcctttctattattaatgcaatgctctctgaaaattaattaagggggcaacttataacaacCACCACGCCAAGAGACTCCTGTGCAGAcggtgcagcaggagggtgcCGCAACCGTCCCACCGAGACAGGCTTATGCTGAGCATTGTCCAGCATCTCCTCCTACTTCTCTGTTGGCCATACTGGCCCCCAGTTAACTTCCCACTGATTCTGCTCCCCAAAGGGCATCCGTTCCCTACAGCCATTGATCACCGCTTGGGAAGCCATTTGGGTGTGTACCGGATCACTGCTTCCCTCGT contains the following coding sequences:
- the LOC106018697 gene encoding maestro heat-like repeat-containing protein family member 6, with product MGWQEGAEGRGRWQRVAGPFVSCHDAGCVQATGHGALCDLRDRNAAGSLVSPLFLEDEAGQVGKEWSCKESLQSHPIPAARVFGASWKRFPSLWWEPLRPDLSSMAGRDPSMPKLAWTEEEEAKVNAPPAQQPHELTEVQVLQAGWDQPEQEQQQHQEQEAIAVELDKRVLHSVIPLHHAPGILRSIYQWLVSNTEQSAQHRLDKSLLELAEEHPHDVVVTLLRCSPACDRAAVTMWRVLVVSSRTKKKVMAELCRVLKDWPFHRTSTSDGDNTDVFALAATRVLWELLRPANYPMEEEMSFSLPLMVLLFQIFASAQQTPEEVETFFRECQQEEGIATSPSRFALLTLKALLCHVGYDMLVLELGKRNIWEMLLHAESHHWAVGLLARAMKHVSRTERRQIVLYLETWLINNEPRWKVPAMAFLVEMLACKDLKMECLRVMQLFPRYLRSECTAVRQLVLKGLKTLSRRPYVAKKMEFLLPEIMGILPELEGDVAGNALFVLKNMLKEMTISKANPTALQLAERLPAFFDSESSSTQLQSIHFFRAVMSRLFAAREKEQLKTHVRQSVIPLFFHLHDENQQVAEAAEETLLDAAKFLQRTQLVDLLERKQTWRLGKCLLEDNSLGEHLRQSLPYLQSPQEPLRLEAVTFIGLIARRVRDWREEELPIIYEAIQGMTDDVSSSVSSLATETLFIIRAAMRLPRSVPGLRGLSYRLWKARKKCSALAFLCCCCCAQG
- the LOC140003132 gene encoding maestro heat-like repeat-containing protein family member 6 — its product is MGWQEGAEGRGRWQRVAGPFVSCHDAGCVQATGHGALCDLRDRNAAGSLVSPLFLEDEAGQVGKEWSCKESLQSHPIPAARVFGASWKRFPSLWWEPLRPDLSSMAGRDPSMPKLAWTEEEEAKVNAPPAQQPHELTEVQVLQAGWDQPEQEQQQHQEQEAIAVELDKRVLHSVIPLHHAPGILRSIYQWLVSNTEQSAQHRLDKSLLELAEEHPHDVVVTLLRCSPACDRAAVTMWRVLVVSSRTKKKVMAELCRVLKDWPFHRTSTSDGDNTDVFALAATRVLWELLRPANYPMEEEMSFSLPLMVLLFQIFASAQQTPEEVETFFRECQQEEGIATSPSRFALLTLKALLCRVGYDMLVLELGKRNIWEMLLHAESHHWAVGLLARAMKHVSRTERRQIVLYLETWLINNEPRWKVPAMAFLVEMLACKDLKMECLRVMQLFPRYLRSECTAVRQLVLKGLKTLSRRPYVAKKMEFLLPEIMGILPELEGDVAGNALFVLKNMLKEMTISKANPTALQLAERLPAFFDSESSSTQLQSIHFFRAVMSRLFAAREKEQLKTHVRQSVIPLFFHLHDENQQVAEAAEETLLDAAKFLQRTQLVDLLERKQTWRLGKCLLEDNSLGEHLRQSLPYLQSPQEPLRLEAVTFIGLIARRVRDWREEELPIIYEAIQGMTDDVSSSVSSLATETLFIIRAAMRLPRSVPGLRGLSYRLWKARKKCSALAFLCCCCCAQG